Below is a window of Deltaproteobacteria bacterium DNA.
AGCGTCTCGATCCGCCCGCTGTGCTGCTCGACGCACCTGGCGGGATCGGAATCCGCCGCGGTGCAGATGAAGAGCGTCCTGCGGTCGGGGCCGCCGAGCATGCAGGCGTAGGCCTGAGTCTCGACCTTCACGGTGCGACTCACTCGTCCGCCCTCGTGCACGCGAAGACACTCCGAGCTCATCGGCGACGCCACCCAGATCGCGCCCTCCGCGTCGAGGCAGATCCCGTCCGGAACCTTGCCCTCGAGCGCGGCGAAGACGCGCCGGTTCGAGAGCGATCCGTCGGGCGCGATGTCGAAGGCGGTGAGACGCGCGGCCATCGACTCCGCGACCACGAGCGTGCCGCCGTCGGGCGTGATCACGCAGCCGTTCGGAAACGCCAGATCGCGCGCTGCGACGCGCACCTCGCCGTCGGGTCGCACGAGCGCGAGCGCGGTCGTTCGGGGCTTCTGGCCGGCGTGGAGGTCGAAGCCGAAGTTCCCCACGTACGCGCGCCCGCGCGCGTCGACCACCATGTCGTTGCAGTGGAAGTCGGCGATCGCCGCGAGGTCCGCGACCTGGTGCAGCCCGCCGGGGTCGAGCCGCAACAGACGCCGATCGTGCATCGAGACCACGAGCAGCCGCCCGTCGGGGAGCCAGCCGAGCCCCGACGGGCAGGCCGCCACCTCGACCACGCGCGTGACGCGACCGTCGAGCCCGACCCGCAGCACGGCCTTCGCGTGCATGTCCGAGAACCAGAGCTCGCCGTCGTGCCAGCGCGGACCTTCGGGAAAGCACAGGCCGTCGAGCAGAAGCTCCGTCTCGCGGGTCATCCGGGCGATCGTCTCGCCGCTCGCCCGCCCGCGTCAAATCCGGCCCGGGGAG
It encodes the following:
- a CDS encoding SMP-30/gluconolactonase/LRE family protein; its protein translation is MTRETELLLDGLCFPEGPRWHDGELWFSDMHAKAVLRVGLDGRVTRVVEVAACPSGLGWLPDGRLLVVSMHDRRLLRLDPGGLHQVADLAAIADFHCNDMVVDARGRAYVGNFGFDLHAGQKPRTTALALVRPDGEVRVAARDLAFPNGCVITPDGGTLVVAESMAARLTAFDIAPDGSLSNRRVFAALEGKVPDGICLDAEGAIWVASPMSSECLRVHEGGRVSRTVKVETQAYACMLGGPDRRTLFICTAADSDPARCVEQHSGRIETLRVEVPGAGLP